The Verrucomicrobiia bacterium genome has a segment encoding these proteins:
- a CDS encoding ABC transporter substrate-binding protein, with protein sequence MCVNELPRRPFLAGLLVAVLLVTGCKPDGDPSDGPIKIGEFASLTGGEAAFGTASHNGTVLAIEQINRDGGVLGRPLELITEDNQSRQGESATIVKKLMNRDQVVAVLGEVASGRSLEAAPICQAAGIPMVSPSSTNPRVTEVGDHIFRVCFIDPFQGSLLADFARRTLKARRVAVLSDVSAPYSTGLAEYFQKAFLAAGGEVIAEQKYSSKDKDFRAQLTAIKAAAPDAVFVPGYYTEAGLIVTQARQLGLNVPIFGGDGWEAPELLQIAGPALENTYYSTHYSSEADDPRVQEFVKAFRARYDGQVPDAMAALGYDSAMVLADAIRRAGSTEPAKIRDALAATKDFPCVTGLTTLDAQRNASKSAVIITVRDGRFQYVETIQP encoded by the coding sequence ATGTGCGTCAATGAACTCCCGCGTCGCCCCTTCCTGGCCGGCCTCCTCGTGGCGGTCCTCCTGGTGACCGGATGCAAGCCCGATGGGGACCCCTCGGACGGCCCCATCAAGATCGGCGAATTCGCCTCCCTGACCGGCGGCGAGGCCGCCTTTGGAACCGCCTCCCACAACGGCACCGTGCTGGCCATTGAACAGATCAACCGCGACGGCGGCGTTCTCGGCCGCCCGCTGGAACTGATCACCGAGGACAACCAATCCCGGCAGGGCGAATCGGCAACCATCGTCAAGAAACTGATGAACCGGGACCAGGTGGTGGCGGTGCTGGGAGAAGTCGCCTCCGGACGCTCCCTGGAGGCGGCCCCGATCTGCCAGGCGGCGGGCATCCCGATGGTGTCTCCATCCTCCACCAATCCAAGGGTCACCGAGGTGGGCGATCACATCTTCCGGGTCTGCTTCATTGATCCGTTCCAGGGCAGCCTGCTGGCCGACTTCGCCCGTCGCACCCTGAAGGCTCGCAGGGTGGCGGTGCTTTCCGATGTCTCGGCCCCGTACAGCACCGGGCTCGCCGAATATTTTCAGAAGGCCTTTCTGGCCGCGGGCGGCGAGGTGATTGCCGAGCAGAAGTACTCCAGCAAGGACAAGGACTTCCGGGCCCAGCTCACGGCCATCAAGGCGGCCGCACCCGACGCCGTCTTCGTGCCCGGGTACTACACCGAAGCCGGATTGATCGTCACCCAGGCCCGCCAACTGGGATTGAATGTGCCCATCTTCGGCGGCGACGGCTGGGAGGCTCCCGAGCTCCTCCAGATTGCCGGGCCAGCCCTCGAAAACACCTACTACAGCACCCACTACTCCTCCGAGGCGGACGACCCGCGTGTCCAGGAATTCGTGAAGGCCTTCCGGGCGCGCTACGACGGCCAGGTGCCCGACGCGATGGCGGCCCTCGGCTATGACTCCGCCATGGTGCTTGCCGATGCCATCCGCCGCGCCGGGAGCACCGAACCGGCAAAAATCCGCGACGCCCTGGCCGCCACGAAGGATTTCCCATGTGTCACGGGCCTGACCACCCTCGACGCGCAACGCAACGCGTCCAAGAGTGCGGTGATCATCACCGTCCGGGACGGCCGTTTTCAGTACGTGGAGACCATCCAGCCGTGA
- a CDS encoding pyruvate carboxylase: MAANRSEIAVRIFRAGTELGLRTVAVYAQEDRFCIHRFKADESYLVGEGKGPVAAYLDIEGIVALARETGADAIHPGYGFLSENPEFARACARAGITFVGPRPELLDMMGDKTAARAVAQRIRVPVLPGTDEPISDRDVAMKTARRIGFPLIIKAAFGGGGRGMRVVRREADLGSLLDEAQGEAGRAFGNPAVFLEKYIPRAKHIEVQILGDQHGNVLHLYERDCSVQRRHQKVVEVAPSHGLPGEVVQELCAAAARIAREIRYDNAGTIEFLYDLDRHEWFFIEMNPRIQVEHTVTEVVTGLDLVRAQILIAQGHALHSPEVGMPPQDQIARNGYAIQCRVTTEDPENRFTPDYGKLLAYRSPGGFGIRLDGGMGYSGAVITPFYDSMLVKVIASGQTYAIALDRMGRALSEFRIRGVKTNIPFLENVIRHPEFRTGQATTTLIDTSPELFTFRPRRDRATKLLNFLGNVIVNGNPQAKGYRPARSFDPPVVPGPGVGPVPKGTRDLLREQGPRAFADWILKQRRLLVTDTTFRDAHQSLLATRVRAYDMLACADALARRLGDSRTGLFSLELWGGATFDTAMRFLNEDPWDRLRQLRTRIPNICFQMLFRGSNAVGYSNYPDHVVAGFVRHAAASGMDIFRIFDSLNYLPNLRVAMEAVQETHALCEGTLCYTGDILDPQRDKYPLKYYVGLARELERMGAHLIAIKDMAGLCRPYAAQKLVRALKEAVGIPVHFHTHDTSGVNAGSVLRACDAGVDIADLALAAMSGSTSQPNLNSVVAALQHTPRDTRLDLAALNEFSDYWERVREFYAPFDTAPRTGSAEVYLHEMPGGQYTNLKEQAASMGVSHRWPEIARTYAEVNALLGDLVKVTPSSKVVGDLALFLFSRGIRPADVVNLEPGTTGFPESVVDMLSGGLGWPDGGFPETVQRVVLGDRKFREAQAAYREGRAGNRAPVVNLKKLREDLGEKLKREVTDDDLYSHLMYPQVFAEFARHEREFSDVSVLPTPAFFYGLRPGEEISVAIEAGKTLIIRLVNVGEPDKDGRRTVTYELNGITREAHITDRRVSPQMKARAKADLADPLQIGAPIPGLVATIAVSVGQKVSRGDRLLMMEAMKMQTTVAAPADGVVAELLCAVGDTVASKDLLVRLRA, translated from the coding sequence ATGGCCGCCAATCGTTCCGAGATTGCGGTGCGCATTTTCCGGGCCGGCACCGAGCTCGGCCTGCGGACCGTGGCGGTGTATGCGCAGGAGGACCGGTTCTGCATCCATCGCTTCAAGGCCGATGAATCCTACCTGGTCGGCGAGGGCAAGGGGCCGGTGGCCGCCTATCTCGACATCGAGGGCATCGTCGCCCTGGCCCGGGAGACCGGGGCGGACGCCATCCACCCCGGGTACGGGTTTCTCAGTGAGAATCCGGAGTTCGCCCGGGCCTGTGCCCGCGCCGGCATCACGTTTGTCGGGCCGCGTCCGGAGCTGCTCGACATGATGGGGGACAAGACCGCGGCGCGGGCCGTGGCCCAGCGGATTCGCGTCCCGGTGCTGCCGGGCACCGACGAGCCGATCAGCGATCGTGACGTCGCCATGAAGACCGCGCGACGGATCGGCTTCCCGCTCATCATCAAGGCGGCGTTCGGCGGCGGCGGCCGCGGGATGCGGGTGGTGCGGCGGGAGGCGGATCTGGGATCCCTGCTGGACGAGGCGCAGGGGGAGGCGGGACGCGCCTTCGGGAATCCGGCCGTTTTTCTGGAGAAGTACATCCCGCGGGCCAAGCACATCGAGGTGCAGATCCTCGGGGACCAGCATGGCAACGTGCTCCATCTCTACGAGCGCGACTGCTCGGTGCAGCGACGGCACCAGAAGGTGGTCGAGGTGGCCCCGTCCCACGGGTTGCCGGGGGAGGTGGTGCAGGAGTTGTGTGCGGCGGCGGCCCGCATTGCCCGTGAGATCCGCTACGACAATGCCGGCACGATTGAGTTCCTCTACGACCTCGACCGGCACGAATGGTTTTTCATCGAGATGAACCCGCGAATCCAGGTCGAGCACACGGTCACCGAAGTGGTCACCGGGCTGGATCTGGTCCGCGCACAGATCCTCATCGCGCAGGGGCATGCCCTCCATTCCCCCGAGGTCGGGATGCCGCCCCAGGACCAGATCGCCCGCAACGGCTACGCGATTCAGTGCCGGGTGACCACCGAGGATCCCGAAAACCGGTTCACCCCTGATTACGGCAAGCTGCTGGCCTACCGGTCTCCGGGGGGCTTTGGCATCCGGCTCGACGGCGGGATGGGCTACTCGGGCGCGGTCATCACACCGTTTTACGACTCCATGCTGGTGAAGGTCATCGCCAGCGGCCAGACCTACGCCATCGCGCTGGACCGCATGGGGCGGGCGCTGTCGGAGTTCCGGATCCGCGGGGTCAAGACCAACATCCCGTTCCTCGAGAACGTGATCCGGCATCCGGAATTCCGCACCGGACAGGCGACCACCACGCTCATTGATACCTCGCCGGAGCTCTTCACGTTCCGGCCGCGGCGGGATCGCGCGACGAAGCTGCTCAACTTCCTGGGCAACGTGATTGTGAACGGCAATCCGCAGGCCAAGGGCTACCGGCCTGCCCGGTCGTTTGATCCACCGGTGGTGCCGGGCCCCGGGGTCGGCCCGGTGCCCAAGGGGACCCGCGATCTGCTGCGGGAGCAGGGGCCGCGGGCGTTTGCGGACTGGATCCTCAAGCAGCGCCGGCTGCTGGTGACGGACACCACATTCCGGGATGCCCACCAGTCGCTGCTCGCCACCCGGGTGCGCGCGTATGACATGCTGGCCTGTGCCGATGCGCTCGCGCGGCGATTGGGCGACTCCCGGACGGGGTTGTTTTCGCTCGAGCTTTGGGGCGGGGCGACGTTCGACACGGCGATGCGGTTTTTAAATGAGGACCCGTGGGACCGGCTGCGGCAGCTCCGGACCCGGATTCCCAACATCTGCTTCCAGATGCTCTTCCGCGGTTCCAATGCCGTGGGCTACTCGAACTATCCGGACCACGTCGTTGCCGGATTCGTCCGCCACGCCGCGGCCTCGGGCATGGATATCTTCAGGATTTTCGATTCCCTGAACTACCTGCCGAACCTGAGGGTGGCGATGGAGGCGGTGCAGGAGACCCATGCGTTGTGCGAGGGGACCTTGTGCTACACGGGGGACATCCTGGATCCGCAGCGGGACAAGTATCCGCTGAAATATTACGTCGGCCTGGCCCGGGAGCTGGAGCGTATGGGGGCCCATTTGATTGCGATCAAGGACATGGCCGGGCTGTGCCGCCCGTACGCGGCGCAGAAGCTGGTCCGGGCACTGAAGGAGGCGGTTGGCATTCCCGTTCACTTTCACACCCACGACACCAGCGGCGTCAATGCCGGCAGCGTGCTTCGCGCCTGCGATGCGGGAGTGGACATCGCGGACCTGGCGCTGGCGGCGATGTCGGGCAGCACGTCGCAGCCCAATCTCAATTCCGTCGTTGCGGCCCTGCAGCACACGCCGCGGGACACGCGGCTGGACCTCGCCGCGCTGAACGAATTTTCCGACTATTGGGAACGGGTCCGTGAATTCTACGCGCCATTCGACACGGCGCCGCGGACCGGGAGCGCCGAGGTGTATCTGCATGAGATGCCCGGCGGGCAGTACACCAACCTGAAGGAGCAGGCGGCCAGCATGGGTGTGTCGCACCGTTGGCCGGAAATTGCCCGCACCTATGCCGAGGTGAACGCCCTGCTGGGCGACCTCGTCAAGGTCACCCCGTCCAGCAAGGTGGTGGGCGACCTGGCCTTGTTCCTGTTCAGCCGGGGCATCCGTCCCGCGGACGTGGTCAATCTGGAGCCCGGGACCACGGGCTTTCCGGAGAGCGTGGTGGACATGCTGAGCGGCGGGCTTGGCTGGCCCGACGGTGGCTTTCCGGAGACGGTGCAGCGGGTCGTGCTGGGGGACCGGAAGTTTCGGGAGGCGCAGGCGGCGTATCGCGAGGGTCGGGCCGGAAACCGCGCTCCGGTCGTGAACCTGAAGAAGTTGCGCGAGGACCTGGGCGAGAAGCTCAAGCGGGAGGTGACCGACGACGATCTGTATTCGCATCTCATGTACCCGCAGGTGTTCGCCGAATTCGCGCGGCACGAGCGGGAGTTCAGTGACGTAAGCGTCCTCCCCACCCCGGCCTTCTTCTACGGGCTGCGTCCGGGCGAGGAGATCAGCGTCGCCATCGAGGCGGGCAAGACCCTGATCATCCGGTTGGTGAACGTCGGGGAACCGGACAAGGACGGCCGCCGCACTGTGACCTACGAATTGAACGGCATCACCCGCGAGGCCCACATCACCGACCGCCGGGTGAGCCCGCAGATGAAGGCGCGTGCCAAGGCCGATCTCGCCGATCCCCTGCAGATCGGTGCGCCCATTCCGGGGCTGGTGGCCACCATCGCGGTGTCGGTCGGACAGAAGGTTTCCCGCGGAGACCGGCTGCTCATGATGGAGGCGATGAAGATGCAGACCACCGTGGCGGCGCCGGCCGACGGCGTTGTGGCGGAGTTGCTGTGCGCCGTGGGCGACACGGTGGCGAGCAAGGACCTGCTGGTCCGGTTGCGGGCCTGA
- a CDS encoding valine--tRNA ligase, with amino-acid sequence MMEIPKAYEPQSVEAKWYAFWEQHGCFTADPARVSARRPAYSIVIPPPNVTGVLTLGHVLNNTIQDILARKARMEGREVLWLPGTDHAGIATQNVVEKSLKKSGEIRHRDDLGRDALVAKIGEWKETYGGIILKQLRALGASCDWTRTRFTMDPEYSRCVQRVFVDLYRKGLIYRGKRMVNWCPASLTALSDEEVVMKEQKGFLYHVRVEVVGEPGTYLTFATTRPETIPADAAVAVHPKDPRYQHLIGKQVYRALPLEASREQRVIPIIADDHVAFDFGTGVLKVTPAHDKADFDIGLRHRLPVVDVLTPDGRMSAAAGADLAGLDRFAARARAAELLEAAGALEKAEPYVNHVGFSERADVPIEPRLSEQWFLKYPAVEQARACVAPAEPNPDSGAEGFGMRFFPDRWAKVYDHWMGGIQDWCISRQLWWGHRIPVWYRVAPDSGVTGQGTSGDEMPLRPVEERCQVECPGDGWIQDPDVLDTWFSSWLWPFATLGWTGDPDTDSGNATLKAFYPTTDLVTAPDIIFFWVARMIMAGYEYMGEAPFRNVYFTGIIRDKQGRKMSKSLGNSPDPLDLIAAYGADALRFGVMRSAPLGQDIRFDEKSVELGRNFCNKLWNACRFRQMAGSTADPGGEIVPERLTNDDRWILLRLDQAIGEVHQAFTSYRFNEATATLYRFFWSEYCDWYVEASKAALQGGNPALRANKLAVMDFVLGHLLRLFHPFLPFITEELWHALGFSRDLPADQGGLTLMTAPWPRRLSDAEKDYFGLDEAADRVAQATYDLVTLGRSLRLDARVDGAKKVRFVLRPSGVPQPGQLDVLKTLLNAETLGVEPSYAPPKGTPMASNALGELFLPLEGLMDVAAERMRLTREHDRIVGEIAKVEAKLCNPAFTQKVPAAVLDEHRQRLADWESKRQAVRSALGNLPG; translated from the coding sequence ATCATGGAGATTCCGAAGGCCTACGAGCCGCAATCTGTTGAGGCGAAATGGTACGCGTTCTGGGAGCAGCATGGCTGCTTCACGGCCGACCCGGCCCGGGTGTCCGCACGCCGGCCAGCCTACTCCATCGTCATCCCGCCCCCCAACGTGACCGGGGTGCTGACGCTGGGGCATGTGTTGAACAACACGATTCAGGATATCCTGGCTCGCAAGGCCCGCATGGAGGGCCGCGAGGTCCTCTGGTTGCCGGGGACGGATCACGCCGGCATCGCCACGCAAAACGTGGTGGAGAAGTCCCTCAAGAAGTCCGGTGAAATCCGGCACCGTGACGATCTCGGGCGCGACGCCCTCGTGGCGAAAATCGGGGAGTGGAAGGAGACCTACGGTGGCATCATTCTCAAGCAGTTGCGCGCCCTCGGAGCCTCGTGTGACTGGACCCGAACCCGGTTCACCATGGATCCCGAGTACTCCCGGTGCGTCCAGCGGGTGTTTGTGGATCTTTACCGCAAGGGCCTGATTTACCGGGGGAAACGGATGGTCAACTGGTGCCCGGCCTCCCTGACGGCGCTGTCGGACGAAGAAGTCGTCATGAAGGAACAGAAGGGTTTCCTGTACCATGTCCGCGTCGAGGTGGTCGGGGAACCCGGTACGTACCTGACCTTTGCCACGACCCGCCCGGAAACGATCCCGGCCGACGCCGCGGTGGCGGTCCATCCGAAGGATCCACGGTACCAGCACCTCATCGGGAAACAGGTGTATCGCGCCCTGCCCCTCGAGGCCTCCCGGGAGCAGCGGGTGATCCCCATCATCGCTGACGACCACGTGGCCTTCGATTTCGGCACCGGGGTGCTCAAGGTGACGCCGGCGCACGACAAGGCGGATTTTGATATCGGCCTGAGGCACCGGCTGCCGGTTGTGGATGTGTTGACCCCCGACGGCCGGATGAGCGCAGCGGCGGGGGCGGATCTTGCCGGTCTGGACCGTTTCGCGGCGCGTGCGCGCGCGGCGGAACTCCTTGAGGCGGCCGGCGCGCTGGAAAAGGCCGAGCCGTACGTCAACCATGTGGGCTTCAGCGAGCGTGCCGATGTGCCCATCGAGCCGCGGCTCAGTGAGCAATGGTTCCTGAAGTACCCGGCCGTGGAACAGGCCCGGGCGTGCGTGGCACCGGCGGAGCCGAACCCGGACTCCGGGGCCGAAGGCTTCGGGATGCGTTTCTTCCCGGATCGGTGGGCCAAGGTGTACGACCACTGGATGGGCGGCATCCAGGACTGGTGCATCAGCCGGCAATTGTGGTGGGGACACCGGATCCCGGTGTGGTACCGGGTCGCCCCGGATTCCGGGGTGACCGGGCAGGGGACCTCCGGAGACGAGATGCCGCTGCGGCCCGTCGAGGAGCGGTGCCAGGTGGAATGCCCGGGAGACGGCTGGATCCAGGATCCCGACGTGCTCGACACCTGGTTCAGTTCCTGGCTATGGCCGTTCGCCACCCTGGGCTGGACGGGCGATCCGGACACCGATTCCGGGAACGCAACGCTGAAGGCCTTCTACCCGACGACGGACCTCGTCACCGCACCGGACATCATCTTCTTCTGGGTCGCCCGGATGATCATGGCGGGCTACGAGTACATGGGCGAGGCACCTTTCCGGAACGTCTATTTCACCGGGATCATCCGCGACAAACAGGGCCGGAAGATGTCCAAATCGCTGGGCAACTCACCCGACCCGCTCGACTTGATTGCCGCGTACGGAGCCGACGCCCTCCGGTTTGGCGTGATGCGGTCCGCGCCGCTGGGTCAGGACATCCGGTTCGACGAGAAGTCCGTCGAACTGGGCCGGAACTTCTGCAACAAGCTGTGGAATGCGTGCCGGTTTCGTCAGATGGCCGGCAGCACTGCGGATCCCGGCGGTGAGATCGTCCCCGAGCGGTTGACCAACGATGACCGGTGGATCCTGCTCCGGCTGGACCAGGCGATCGGGGAGGTCCACCAGGCGTTTACGAGCTACCGGTTTAACGAGGCCACCGCGACCCTGTACCGATTCTTCTGGAGCGAGTATTGCGATTGGTATGTCGAGGCGTCCAAGGCGGCGCTTCAGGGCGGCAACCCGGCGCTTCGGGCGAACAAACTGGCGGTGATGGACTTTGTCCTCGGGCACCTGCTCCGGCTCTTCCATCCGTTCCTGCCGTTCATCACGGAGGAGCTGTGGCATGCCTTGGGATTTTCCCGCGACCTGCCGGCAGACCAGGGGGGGCTCACGCTGATGACTGCGCCATGGCCGCGTCGGCTGAGCGATGCGGAGAAGGACTACTTCGGCCTGGACGAGGCGGCCGACCGGGTTGCGCAGGCCACTTACGATCTGGTCACGCTTGGGCGAAGCCTGCGGCTGGACGCGCGGGTGGATGGGGCGAAGAAGGTGCGCTTCGTGCTGAGACCGTCCGGAGTTCCCCAACCCGGGCAACTGGACGTCCTGAAGACGCTGCTGAATGCCGAAACCCTGGGGGTCGAACCCTCGTATGCGCCGCCAAAGGGCACCCCGATGGCGTCCAATGCCCTTGGGGAGCTCTTCCTGCCCCTGGAAGGCCTGATGGATGTCGCAGCCGAACGGATGCGATTGACCCGGGAGCACGACCGGATCGTCGGTGAAATTGCCAAAGTGGAGGCCAAACTTTGCAATCCAGCCTTCACCCAAAAGGTTCCCGCGGCGGTCTTGGACGAGCACCGCCAGCGCCTGGCCGACTGGGAGTCCAAGCGTCAGGCCGTGCGGTCCGCGCTCGGAAACCTTCCCGGGTGA
- a CDS encoding PEP-CTERM sorting domain-containing protein (PEP-CTERM proteins occur, often in large numbers, in the proteomes of bacteria that also encode an exosortase, a predicted intramembrane cysteine proteinase. The presence of a PEP-CTERM domain at a protein's C-terminus predicts cleavage within the sorting domain, followed by covalent anchoring to some some component of the (usually Gram-negative) cell surface. Many PEP-CTERM proteins exhibit an unusual sequence composition that includes large numbers of potential glycosylation sites. Expression of one such protein has been shown restore the ability of a bacterium to form floc, a type of biofilm.) produces the protein MNSTRNLMGLASLTVLTAGSASAAVFWNPSGNWSDGGSVVAIGTPFSVGDAAVTIRSLGIFDMDEDGLEYAEQVGIFTTDKTLLGSVEIKAGTASPLRDGTRWEDLTIAINLNPNTEYVLAWTVRQNGVPINVAQPGYVFVDPLFNLAGTGFTYTETGVEGLNFPNQGQRSVGLYAFGGNMELVPEPVTSGLVAGAGLVGFAVWRQRRNRNRRG, from the coding sequence ATGAATTCGACCCGCAACCTGATGGGGCTTGCCAGCCTGACCGTTCTTACGGCTGGTTCCGCCTCCGCCGCCGTGTTTTGGAATCCCAGCGGCAATTGGAGCGACGGGGGCAGTGTGGTCGCCATTGGCACGCCTTTTTCCGTGGGCGATGCCGCGGTGACCATCCGGTCGCTTGGGATTTTCGACATGGATGAAGACGGCCTCGAATATGCCGAGCAGGTTGGCATCTTTACGACGGACAAGACGCTGCTGGGAAGCGTCGAAATCAAGGCGGGCACGGCTTCGCCCCTGCGTGACGGCACCCGCTGGGAAGATCTCACCATTGCGATCAATCTCAATCCCAACACCGAATATGTCCTTGCGTGGACGGTCCGGCAGAACGGGGTGCCGATCAACGTCGCCCAGCCGGGATACGTGTTCGTTGATCCCCTCTTCAATCTTGCCGGGACGGGGTTCACCTACACGGAAACCGGTGTCGAAGGGTTGAACTTCCCGAACCAGGGCCAGCGGTCGGTCGGCCTGTATGCGTTCGGCGGCAACATGGAGCTCGTTCCCGAGCCGGTGACGTCAGGGTTGGTTGCGGGCGCAGGCTTGGTGGGTTTTGCTGTGTGGCGTCAGCGCCGCAACCGCAATCGGCGGGGTTGA
- a CDS encoding SRPBCC family protein, with protein sequence MTRLVFRCPKLLPVSPQTAFTFHLEPGNLVRISPSWIRVHRVEAPAVLHPGARVEVRVRAFGLLPQRWLVEIAVLQPPDVLVDVALQGPYRRWRHTHRFRSVPGGTEMTDEIEYELPGGWLGRLVDPVFHRPVLRALFRERHARTARLLGGG encoded by the coding sequence ATGACCCGGCTCGTGTTCCGATGTCCAAAGCTCCTCCCCGTATCGCCGCAGACCGCATTCACCTTCCACCTGGAGCCCGGGAACCTGGTGCGGATTTCGCCGTCCTGGATCCGGGTCCACCGGGTCGAGGCCCCGGCGGTGTTGCATCCCGGGGCCCGGGTCGAAGTCCGGGTGCGTGCATTTGGGCTCCTGCCGCAGCGCTGGCTGGTTGAGATCGCGGTGCTGCAGCCGCCCGATGTGCTGGTGGATGTGGCCTTGCAGGGGCCCTACCGGCGGTGGCGTCACACCCACCGGTTTCGGTCCGTCCCCGGTGGCACGGAGATGACCGACGAGATCGAGTATGAACTGCCCGGGGGCTGGTTGGGGCGGCTGGTGGATCCCGTGTTCCACCGTCCGGTCCTCCGGGCCCTGTTTCGCGAGCGACACGCGCGGACCGCCCGGCTGCTGGGTGGCGGGTGA
- a CDS encoding branched-chain amino acid ABC transporter permease, which produces MTELLQQILNGISLGAIYALIALGYTMVYGVLRFINFAHSDVFMVGAYLGFYLAPRVGAGGIGGGLLVLAGAMAGCALLGVTIEKVAYRPLRGRSTLTVLITAIGMSLFLQNVGQKVFGANPRAFPRLFPGTQVQFAGLTISSDQLIVLLVALVLVAGLHFIVHHTRTGTAMRALSFNATAASLVGINNDRVISFTFALGSALAGAGGILYAMNYPSIDPLMGTLPGLKAFVAAVLGGIGNLPGAALGGLLIGLVETFVSGTRASTLRDAIAFAILILILLFRPAGLLGRVRVEKV; this is translated from the coding sequence GTGACCGAACTGCTCCAGCAGATCCTCAACGGGATTTCCCTCGGTGCGATCTACGCCCTGATCGCGCTCGGGTATACCATGGTTTACGGGGTGCTCCGCTTCATCAATTTCGCCCACAGCGACGTGTTCATGGTCGGGGCCTACCTGGGGTTTTACCTGGCCCCGAGGGTGGGCGCGGGCGGGATCGGCGGCGGGTTGCTGGTGCTGGCCGGTGCCATGGCCGGATGCGCTCTGCTGGGCGTCACGATTGAAAAGGTGGCCTACCGGCCCCTGCGCGGACGCTCCACCCTCACGGTGCTCATCACGGCGATCGGCATGTCGCTCTTCCTGCAGAACGTCGGGCAGAAGGTGTTCGGCGCCAACCCCAGGGCTTTTCCGCGCTTGTTTCCGGGGACCCAGGTGCAGTTCGCCGGGCTCACCATCTCCAGCGACCAGCTGATCGTCCTGCTCGTCGCCCTGGTCCTCGTCGCAGGACTCCACTTCATCGTCCATCACACCCGTACCGGCACCGCCATGCGGGCGCTGTCCTTCAATGCGACCGCCGCGTCGCTTGTGGGCATCAACAACGACCGCGTCATCTCCTTCACCTTCGCCCTTGGATCGGCCCTGGCGGGCGCGGGAGGCATCCTGTACGCGATGAACTACCCGAGCATTGACCCTCTGATGGGCACCCTGCCCGGGCTCAAGGCCTTCGTCGCCGCGGTGCTCGGCGGCATCGGCAACCTGCCGGGCGCCGCCCTTGGCGGCCTGCTGATCGGTCTGGTGGAAACCTTCGTTTCCGGCACCCGGGCCTCCACGCTCCGCGACGCCATCGCTTTCGCCATCCTGATCCTGATCCTGCTCTTCCGTCCCGCCGGACTGCTCGGCCGGGTCCGGGTCGAGAAGGTGTAG